A stretch of the Planctomycetota bacterium genome encodes the following:
- the nusG gene encoding transcription termination/antitermination protein NusG, with product MIEGETPTQTSTTPTEPPTEPPTEPAGPQPADDAAPAGEAEAPASPAEPKPAEAEPTETKTTETKTTETKTAEAEPPAEPDEPIVQEGMGWFALRVASNKESSVRDTLLRKVAIENKTEFVGRILVPTEKNRTFKNGKMKVTETKLYPGYVFVEMKLEDDGRIPQDVFFLIKETTGVGDFVGTPRPTPLELHEIEKIQQSSKAPDEEPEVRMSFAKGEHVTIKEGPFEGYEGTVDELLPEKGLVKVIVTIFGRQTPIEIEEWKLSKVDES from the coding sequence ATGATCGAGGGCGAGACCCCTACGCAGACCTCCACAACGCCGACCGAGCCGCCGACCGAGCCGCCGACCGAGCCCGCGGGTCCCCAGCCGGCCGACGACGCGGCTCCCGCCGGGGAGGCGGAGGCACCGGCCTCGCCGGCCGAGCCCAAGCCGGCCGAGGCCGAACCCACCGAGACCAAGACCACCGAGACCAAGACCACCGAGACCAAGACCGCCGAGGCCGAGCCGCCGGCCGAGCCCGACGAGCCCATCGTGCAGGAGGGCATGGGCTGGTTCGCGCTGCGGGTGGCCTCCAACAAGGAGAGCTCGGTCCGCGACACGCTGCTGCGGAAGGTGGCCATCGAGAACAAGACCGAGTTCGTGGGCCGCATCCTGGTGCCCACCGAGAAGAACCGCACCTTCAAGAACGGCAAGATGAAGGTGACCGAGACCAAGCTCTACCCGGGCTACGTCTTCGTGGAGATGAAGCTCGAGGACGACGGCCGCATCCCCCAGGACGTGTTCTTCCTGATCAAGGAGACCACGGGCGTGGGCGATTTCGTGGGCACGCCCCGGCCCACGCCGCTGGAGCTGCACGAGATCGAGAAGATCCAGCAGAGCAGCAAGGCGCCCGACGAGGAGCCCGAGGTGCGGATGAGCTTCGCCAAGGGCGAGCACGTCACCATCAAGGAGGGCCCCTTCGAGGGCTACGAGGGCACCGTCGACGAGCTGCTGCCCGAGAAGGGCCTGGTGAAGGTGATCGTGACGATCTTCGGCCGCCAGACGCCCATCGAGATCGAGGAGTGGAAGCTCTCCAAGGTGGACGAGAGCTAG
- a CDS encoding PP2C family protein-serine/threonine phosphatase produces the protein MSTASITLAASDGAQDRADALWAAITRTWGPDAPEPRRMDAADLADALLDDEADAPPGGIALVVLDEHAPRATVVALAHMLRDALIAGYVQLPALDADLRREVSGGGLLAIDRDAAAAEIAEGLRALASRQEAVGMLQRELRILSSFQGGAKQEMDRLHEELNLAAAIQQELLPAQLPQPEGLECGALFRPASYVSGDIYDVTQIDDDRLAFFVADAVGHGVPAALLTMVISRSLRSGAATRSPAEAITALNADLVRAQRGRSRFATAVCGTIDVRSREVTLCTAGHPPALLFGEHGMTPIESGGALLGVFEGEPYEQTSFTLERGQTLVLYSDGFEMAFPDGGEAAASDVYLREFAALPWSGQDRQGTTDAALQKLAERVDCQAGSLHQRDDLTVLAIAAQPESGAGRRAA, from the coding sequence GTGTCGACGGCTTCGATCACGCTCGCGGCGAGCGATGGCGCGCAGGACCGTGCAGACGCGCTGTGGGCGGCCATCACGCGGACCTGGGGCCCGGACGCCCCCGAGCCCAGGCGGATGGACGCCGCCGACCTGGCCGACGCGCTCCTGGACGACGAGGCCGACGCCCCCCCGGGCGGCATCGCGCTGGTCGTACTCGACGAGCACGCCCCGCGGGCCACGGTGGTCGCGCTGGCGCACATGCTCCGCGATGCGCTCATCGCCGGGTACGTGCAGCTGCCAGCGCTCGACGCCGACCTGCGGCGAGAGGTCTCGGGCGGCGGTCTGCTGGCGATCGACCGCGACGCGGCGGCGGCCGAGATCGCCGAGGGGCTGCGGGCGCTGGCGTCGAGGCAGGAGGCCGTGGGCATGCTGCAGCGGGAGCTGCGGATCCTCAGCAGCTTCCAGGGTGGCGCCAAGCAGGAGATGGATCGGCTGCACGAGGAGCTGAACCTGGCGGCGGCCATCCAGCAGGAGCTGCTGCCCGCCCAGCTGCCGCAGCCCGAGGGGCTGGAGTGCGGGGCGCTGTTCCGGCCGGCCAGCTACGTGAGCGGCGACATCTACGACGTCACGCAGATCGACGACGACCGCCTGGCGTTCTTCGTGGCCGACGCGGTAGGCCACGGCGTGCCCGCGGCGCTGCTGACGATGGTGATCTCGCGCAGCCTGCGCTCGGGGGCGGCCACGCGCTCGCCCGCCGAGGCGATCACCGCGCTCAACGCCGACCTCGTGCGCGCCCAGCGGGGCCGCTCGCGCTTCGCGACCGCGGTGTGCGGCACCATCGACGTCCGCAGCCGCGAGGTAACGCTGTGCACCGCGGGCCATCCGCCGGCGCTGCTCTTCGGCGAGCACGGCATGACACCCATCGAGAGCGGCGGGGCGCTGCTGGGCGTCTTCGAGGGCGAGCCCTACGAGCAGACCAGCTTCACGCTCGAGCGGGGCCAGACGCTCGTGCTGTACAGCGATGGCTTCGAGATGGCCTTCCCCGACGGCGGCGAGGCGGCGGCCTCGGACGTGTACCTCCGCGAGTTCGCGGCGCTGCCGTGGTCCGGCCAGGACCGGCAGGGCACCACCGACGCGGCGCTGCAGAAGCTCGCCGAGCGCGTCGACTGCCAGGCGGGCTCGCTGCACCAGCGGGACGACCTGACGGTGCTGGCGATCGCGGCGCAGCCCGAGTCCGGCGCGGGCCGGCGGGCGGCGTAG
- the secE gene encoding preprotein translocase subunit SecE, producing MALAMYKPGQGYWTRAMTAVFGGVLVLAAAAWLYGQGVLIPLPDRAWNANYLSTDASVEMGDTVTLLGQTVSGERPALGTAAVESVEVGGSGGLVTLVDMQVDEGVQRPQVQALRTASGTELAIDGGVRGVPIVDRIYVQGGLVLVTVLLGASMLLYFVAVRRSSVDFLIATDGEMRKVNWSTRKDVIGSTWVVIGASLLLGICLFLVDTVFATVFRQVGVLDG from the coding sequence ATGGCACTGGCGATGTACAAGCCGGGACAGGGTTATTGGACCCGGGCGATGACGGCGGTCTTCGGCGGCGTGCTCGTGCTCGCCGCGGCGGCCTGGCTCTACGGCCAGGGCGTGCTCATCCCGCTGCCCGACCGGGCCTGGAACGCCAACTACCTCTCGACCGACGCCAGCGTCGAGATGGGCGACACCGTCACCCTGCTCGGGCAGACCGTCAGCGGCGAGCGGCCCGCGCTGGGCACGGCGGCGGTCGAATCCGTGGAGGTCGGGGGCAGCGGCGGGCTGGTCACCCTCGTGGACATGCAGGTGGACGAGGGCGTGCAGCGGCCGCAGGTCCAGGCGCTGCGGACCGCCTCGGGCACCGAGCTGGCCATCGACGGCGGCGTTCGCGGCGTGCCCATCGTCGACCGCATCTACGTCCAGGGCGGGCTGGTGCTGGTCACCGTGCTGCTGGGCGCGTCGATGCTGCTCTACTTCGTGGCCGTCCGGCGGTCGTCGGTGGACTTCCTGATCGCCACCGACGGCGAGATGCGGAAGGTCAACTGGTCGACCCGCAAGGACGTCATCGGGTCGACCTGGGTGGTCATCGGGGCCTCGCTGCTGCTGGGCATCTGCCTGTTCCTGGTCGACACCGTCTTCGCCACGGTGTTCCGCCAGGTGGGCGTGCTGGACGGCTAG
- a CDS encoding ABC transporter ATP-binding protein has protein sequence MPPDSAHPDAPPAAAPAAGPESAAGPPDARDAVAELTDLSKAYYKPDGSIMVEALRGIDVQIGRGEYVAIMGASGSGKSTLMNILGCLDRPTGGRYLLAGRDIREMTDEELSLFRGQTIGFVFQAFNLIPQLTVEENVEVPLFYQGVEKGERRSRAIEKLGMVGLGDRLGHRPRELSGGQQQRVAIARSLVADPKILMADEPTGNLDSRTGEEILQLFESLHARGMTIIMVTHDDSVADRCERVIRLRDGLVETDRWLRTRSAPDVAATRN, from the coding sequence ATGCCGCCCGACAGCGCCCACCCCGACGCCCCACCGGCGGCCGCCCCCGCGGCCGGCCCGGAGAGCGCCGCCGGCCCCCCCGATGCCCGCGACGCCGTCGCCGAGCTCACCGATCTCTCCAAGGCCTACTACAAGCCGGACGGCTCGATCATGGTCGAGGCCCTCCGCGGCATCGACGTGCAGATCGGCCGGGGCGAGTACGTCGCCATCATGGGCGCCTCGGGCTCGGGCAAGAGCACCCTCATGAACATCCTGGGCTGCCTCGATCGCCCGACCGGCGGCCGCTACCTGCTCGCGGGCCGCGACATCCGCGAGATGACCGACGAGGAGCTGTCGCTGTTCCGCGGGCAGACCATCGGCTTCGTCTTCCAGGCCTTCAACCTCATCCCGCAGCTCACCGTCGAGGAGAACGTCGAGGTGCCGCTGTTCTACCAGGGCGTGGAGAAGGGCGAGCGCCGCAGCCGCGCCATCGAGAAGCTGGGGATGGTCGGCCTGGGCGATCGGCTGGGGCACCGCCCGCGGGAGCTCTCGGGCGGCCAGCAGCAACGCGTCGCCATCGCCCGGTCGCTCGTGGCCGACCCCAAGATCCTCATGGCCGACGAGCCCACGGGCAACCTCGATTCGCGCACAGGCGAGGAGATCCTCCAGCTCTTCGAGTCGCTGCACGCCCGGGGCATGACCATCATCATGGTCACCCACGACGACTCGGTGGCCGACCGCTGCGAGCGGGTCATCCGCCTGCGCGACGGGCTGGTCGAGACCGACCGGTGGCTCCGCACGCGGAGTGCTCCCGACGTCGCAGCAACCAGGAACTAA